One stretch of Pomacea canaliculata isolate SZHN2017 linkage group LG11, ASM307304v1, whole genome shotgun sequence DNA includes these proteins:
- the LOC112576269 gene encoding E3 ubiquitin-protein ligase TRIM33-like isoform X2: MAEPHERECAVCTNDFTTPKILPCGHLLCRECVITLMDSKRDAGCLMCRCPIVEQSDGSSSDTVDSLPTDFVMEALVESARVLSKDHLCCVCEDVRADFICMQCLDMMCTPCTKAHRKLSATRSHDVESVSTVTPKRLAASRPALCADHGDKHAEFFCCEHRLAVCSACKANKHKVCRETNYLEHEIKSAQISITDLAKILVEAEQKLEQAIGQVTSRLQEVDVSEQEDMARVDKTCDRLLKLVKDFRKNLKENTRTSHLQIRNSLRDVKTDLSIRLGKVTSHKHIVTRAVAVSPRPALIHMTQALTDRVNSLDLSTDLQGEVWVKPLSSVECCQEDVRRIEDDLLLLKQKTELTPPVLVFHDNCGTNIRLTNGNRTAEKIEPQAFGNGVVVSRDPMLANVLYEVRVDAATGRYNELELGVTKISPAHLTVTQWPTDFQDSVIIGPGQLFYYQTCVSLHVSECGWLVVWSTCKR, translated from the exons ATGGCTGAGCCacacgaaagagagtgtgccgtgtgcacgaatgacttcacgacaccaaagattctaccctgtggtcatctcctgtgtcgagaatgtgtcATTACCTTAATGGATTCCAAACGTGATGCCGGGTGTCTGatgtgtagatgtcctatagtagagcagtcagatggaagttcgtccGACACTGTTGACTccctgccgacagactttgtgatggaagcgctggtggagagcgctcgtgtgctgagtaaagatcacctttgttgtgtgtgtgaggacgttagggcggacttcatctgtatgcagtgtctTGACATGATGTGTACACCGTGTACAAAGGCTCACAGAAAGCTTTCTGCCACCCGTAGCCACGATGtagagagtgtcagcactgtgacacctaaacgtctggctgccagccgccctgcactgtgtgctgaccacggcgacaaacacgcGGAGTTCTTCTGCTGCGAGCACCGCCTCGCTGTCTGCTCAGCCTGTAAggctaacaaacacaaagtatgcAGAGAAACAAACTATCTTGAACATGAAATAAAGTCAGCTCAAATTTCAATTACCGACCTAGCGAAGATTTTGGTAGAAGCGGAGCAGAAGCTAGAGCAGGCTATAGGTCAGGTGACGTCACGTctacaggaagttgatgtcagcgaacaagaagacatggcgcGGGTGGACAAGACATGTGACCGTCTTCTGAAGCTGGTGAAAGATTTTCGTAAGAATTTAAAGGAAAACACTCGCACGTCACATCTCCAAATCAGGAATTCATTACGTGACGTCAAGACTGACCTTAGCATCCGTCTCgggaaggtgacgtcacacaaacacattgtgacgCGAGCAGTTGCAGTGTCACCACGTCCTGCactgatacacatgacacaggctctgacagacagggtcaacagccttgacctcagcaCTGACCTGCAAGGAGAGGTGTGGGTGAAGCCCTTGTCAAGTGTAGAGTGCTGTCAAGAAGATGTGAGACGGATAGAAGACGATCTCCTTTTGTTGAAGCAGAAGACAGAATTAACG CcaccagtccttgtgttccacgaCAACTGTGGAACCAACATTCGTCTGACGAACGGCAACAGGACCGCGGAGAAGATAGAGCCTCAGGCCTTCGGTAACGGGgtggtcgtgtcacgtgaccctatgttGGCGAACGTTttgtatgaa GTCAGAGTGGACGCAGCAACAGGTAGATACAACGAGCTAGAACTGGGTGTGACAAAAATCTCTCCTGCACACCTGACTGTGACACAATGGCCTACAGACTTTCAAGACTCCGTTATCATCGGGCCTGGTCAGCTCTTCTACTACCAAACATGTGTGAGTCTTCATGTCTCTGAGTGTGGATGGCTTGTGGTTTGGTCTACGTGTAAGAGATGA
- the LOC112576287 gene encoding E3 ubiquitin-protein ligase TRIM33-like, with product MAEQHERECAVCTNDFTTPKILPCGHLLCRQCVISWMDSKADAGCPLCRCPIVEQSDRSSSDTVDALPTDFVMEALVESARVLSKDHLCCVCEDVRADFICMQCQDMLCTMCTKAHRKLSATRSHDVESVSTVTPERLAASRPALCADHGDKQAEFFCREHRLAVCSACKANKHIVCLETNYLDNEIKSVQKSLTDLTKNLAEAEQKLEQAIGRLTSRLQEVDVSEQEDMAQVDKTCDRLHKLVEDVCNKLKDKCRKQHLKIRKSLCDVKTGLSYRVGKVTSHKHIVTRAVAVSPRPALIHMTQALTDRVNSLDLSADLQGDVWVTPLSSVECCQDVVRRIEDELLMLKIEPELDPQPPVLVIHDNCGKNIRLTNGNRTAETIQPDDSIDGVVVSRDPMLENVLYEVRVDSVTDVYNNLSLGVTRISPAHLPVTQWCTYLQHSVIIRPGRVLRQGERMRIPLRNKLMRLQVGSRVGVLVTSSNDLHLYINGQDQGVVAKNITQPLFALFSIGRSVTKVTALPTSMRT from the exons ATGGCTGAGCAACACGAAAGAGAATGTGCTGTGTGCACCaatgacttcaccacaccaaagattctaccctgtggtcatctcctgtgtcgacaatgtgtcatttcctggatggactCCAAAGCTGATGCCGGGTGTCcgctgtgtagatgtcctatagtagagcagtcAGATAGAAGTTCGTCCGACactgttgacgccctgccgacagactttgtgatggaagcgctggtggagagcgctcgtgtgctgagtaaagatcacctttgttgtgtgtgtgaggacgtcagggcggacttcatctgtatgcagtgtcaggACATGTTGTGTACAATGTGTACAAAGGCTCACAGAAAACTTTCTGCCacccgcagtcacgatgtggagagtgtcagcactgtgacacctgaacgtctggctgccagccgccctgcactgtgtgctgaccacggcgacaaacaggcgGAGTTCTTCTGCCGCGAGCACCGCCTCGCTGTCTGCTCAGCCTGTAAGGCTAACAAACACATAGTATGTCTAGAAACAAACTATCTTGACAATGAAATAAAGTCAGTTCAAAAGTCACTTACCGACCTAACAAAAAATCTGGCAGAAGCGGAGCAGAAGCTAGAGCAGGCTATAGGTCGGCTGACGTCACGTCTACAGGAAGTTGATGTTAGCGAACAAGAGGACATGGCGCAAGTAGACAAGACATGTGACCGTCTTCACAAGCTGGTGGAAGATGTTTGTAACAAGTTGAAGGACAAGTGTCGCAAGCAACATCTCAAAATCAGGAAGTCGCTATGTGACGTCAAGACAGGCCTTAGCTACCGTGTAgggaaggtgacgtcacacaaacacattgtgacgCGAGCGGTGGCAGTGTCACCACGTCCTGCactgatacacatgacacaggctctgacagacagggtaaacagccttgacctcagcgCTGACCTGCAAGGAGACGTGTGGGTGACGCCCTTGTCAAGTGTAGAGTGCTGTCAAGATGTTGTGAGACGGATAGAAGACGAGCTTCTTATGTTGAAGATAGAGCCAGAG ttggaCCCACAGCCACCAGTCCTGGTAATCCACGACAACTGCGGAAAAAACATTCGTCTGACGAACGGTAACAGGACCGCGGAGACGATACAGCCGGATGACTCCATTGATGGGgtggttgtgtcacgtgaccctatgttAGAgaacgtcttgtatgaa GTCAGAGTGGACTCAGTAACAGATGTGTACAACAATCTATCACTGGGTGTGACAAGAATTTCTCCTGCACACCTCCCTGTGACACAGTGGTGTACATACCTGCAACACTCCGTTATCATCAGGCCCGGTCGGGTCCTCCGCCAGGGAGAACGT ATGAGGATACCGCTCAGAAACAAACTCATGAGACTTCAAGTCGGGAGTCGAGTCGGGGTACTGGTGACCTCATCCAACGACCTTCACCTCTACATCAACGGACAGGACCAGGGCGTTGTagcaaaaaatattacacaacCCTTGTTTGCTCTCTTTAGTATTGGCAGATCAGTTACTAAG gtgacagccctTCCTACATCTATGAGAACATAA
- the LOC112575741 gene encoding uncharacterized protein LOC112575741, giving the protein MVMNITTLPETSRPQFEIIFNSSTSGKIEMKNWRTYEPSPPFVKTSVLLQAPDDHIVVVHFILHRYICWGYDKTRDHVTFRTENNTVTNELCQSPTNVCSALVFHSGWVLIEFFSYEMFSAEVLTITFEFHHISQPPAALSGDRWNCSVSDWPEMWQGVPCIFVFDCYDREAEVGCWQGDGTFRQGIVQVDGRCIGISQADVTQSSWYHESQWCQQRGGQLVSLSTTKMKDRLPALLRRFNLRTISAIGLMTMSHVTLPMYKHNLQWLDETIAHTRNTHFSTGRQYCVFFVAISFGYGHFSFFLLKNDCDMIYSITYRLCQLSDATRQHHHIQLPVISTHQSAYKLSNAAYIRCPANHFTHVFLACDDVSSCWSNKSGATPSCSAQLTPLPPSFKCGGSPVKSVTGQGFPKMMNLHVLDLRQCPLTNFPKAIFQALDRLQSVFADNYKLSMSVSNTSKAVNDITIARRLVTVVMSDFLCWFPVGLTGILASYDVAVAGEVNVAMAIFILPVNSALNPFLYTLNIYLERRRRAREEERQKRLLYLINVSRIVQKVEM; this is encoded by the exons ATGGTCATGAACATTACTACACTTCCAGAAACCAGTCGTCCACAGTTTGAAATCATCTTTaattcttcaacatcag GAAAAATCGAAATGAAAAACTGGAGAACCTACGAACCTAGTCCACCCTTTGTAAAAACATCTGTACTTCTACAGGCTCCAGACGATCACATTGTTGTAGTTCATTTCATCCTTCATCGCTATATTTGCTGGGGCTACGATAAAAcccgtgatcacgtgaccttccgTACAGAGAACAACACCGTAACAAACGAGTTATGCCAATCACCAACTAATGTGTGCAGCGCCCTAGTTTTTCATTCCGGATGGGTACTTATAGAATTTTTCAGTTATGAAATGTTTTCAGCTGAAGTCCTTACAATAACATTTGAGTTTCATCACATCTCACAACCACCCGCTGCGCTGtcaggagacaggtggaactgctcggttaGCGACTGGCCGGAAATGTGGCAAGGTGTTCCCTGTATCTTCGTCTTTGACTGTTACGACAGGGAAGCAGAAGTTGGATGTTGGCAAGGCGATGGCACATTCAGGCAAGGGATAGTTCAGGTTGACGGTAGATGCATTGGTATTTCGCAAGCAGATGTGACACAATCGTCTTGGTACCATGAGAGCCAATGGTGTCAACAACGAGGAGGACAACTGGTCAGTCTGAgtacaacaaagatgaaagaccGTCTGCCGGCATTGTTGCGAAGGTTTAACTTAAGGACCATCAGCGCAATTGGTCTGATGACAATGTCTCATGTAACATTACCAAT gtaTAAACACAACTTACAGTGGCTTGATGAGACTATCGCACATACCCGCAATACACATTTTAGCACGGGTAGACAATATTGTGTTTTTTTCGTAGCGATTTCCTTCGGATATGGACACTTTTCGTTTTTCCTTTTGAAGAACGATTGTGATATGATTTACTCCATTACCTATCGACTATGCCAGCTTTCGGACGCTACTAGACAACATCATCACATCCAGTTGCCAGTGATTTCCACACATCAATCTGCGTACAAACTCTCCAAT GCTGCGTACATACGGTGTCCGGccaatcacttcactcacgtcttcctggcttgtgatgACGTCTCTTCCTGTTGGTCCAATAAGTCTGGCGCCACGCCTTCCTGTTCCGCTCAACTGACGCCACTTCCGCCGTCTTTTAAGTGTGGCG GTAGTCCAGTAAAATCTGTGACAGGACAAGGATTCCCTAAAATGATGAACTTGCACGTGCTGGATCTGCGTCAATGCCCTCTCACCAATTTTCCAAAAGCAATATTTCAGGCTCTAGACCGACTGCAGAGTGtgtttgctgacaactacaagct ctccatgtctgtgtccaACACATCCAAAGCTGTTAACGACATCACCATAGCCCGCCGTCTAGTCACCGTAGTGATGTCGGACtttctttgctggtttcctgtgggtTTGACGGGAATTCTGGCGTCGTACGATGTTGCCGTGGCAGGAGAGGTCAACGTggcgatggctatttttattttacccgtCAACTCTGCTCTCAACCCTTTTCTTTACacacttaacatttatttggagCGTCGTCGCCGTGcacgagaagaagaaagacaaaaacgcCTTTTGTACCTAATTAATGTATCAAGAATCGTACAAAAGGTGGAGATGTAA